Below is a window of uncultured Tolumonas sp. DNA.
GTGCCACGGGCTTTCAGTTTTCGCTGTGCTTGCCACAAACAACCGCTCGGATGACTCGCCGACAGTGTTGAATCAACGAAATCTGCGGAAATATCGACAGACTTATTTAGCGAACGGGGACTGACCGCCAAAAAAACTGCGCTCTGATGATGAGACGCTTTAGGCGTACACACTGACGGCGCCGATGGTTGCCGAAACGTAACCAGTGCAGGCTGTCAGTTTGCCACCACACGTGAATTCATGTGTTGCGCGAGGCAACCCACGCTCAGGAAGTGAGCCGCAAACACCACTGGGCTATCCGATTAGCCGCTTTAAGGCTTGAATTCATCGCAAAAACGGAATCTGTTTTTATTACCTAACTTCGATTTAAGTGGCGGCACGTAGTGCCGTCCAACTTTAAATTTTTGTTATGTGATTTTTGCCAGAAAAAAGTTCGTTGCAGGATCAGCAGATATTTTGAACGTTCACAGAGAGCTCGAAACCACAAGCATGGGCGTAGTTCTGGAGTGTTTTCCAGCTTGGGTTGCTTGAACCGCGCTCAAGTCGGCTAATGTTACTTTTTTGAGTACCCATACGTTTTGCAATTTCATCTTGCGTTAAACCTGCTTTTTGACGCATAGAAATTAGGGTATTAGTGAGTGCAAATTCAGGAGCTAATTGATCGTATTCAGCTTTTACTTCTGGATTTTCAAAAGCACGTGCTTTCAGTCGTTGTAAACTCATCTGCGTTCTACCTCTCGTTGTCTGCTGCGAGCAAGTTGAAGGTCTTTTTTGGGCGTTTTCTGTGATTTCTTAACAAAAGCATGAAGAACAATAATATGTTGGCCTTTCATATAGCAGTATAAACAACGACCAATGCCTTCTTGTGCTTTTGCCCGTATCTCAAATAGGCCATCACCCATAGGTTCTGTATGTGGTGAGCCCAGATTAGCGCCGTGGACCTCGATTAGTTCGAGTAAGTGGATCATTCGCGCTTGTATTTTTGCTGGCATATCAAGAATGTCTTCTTCAACACCATCAAAAAACTCAATATTCCAAGTCATCATAGATGATAGCTAGTAAATGTTATCTTTAATGATAACCTGTTTGGTCAAAAGATCAACATCAGATGCGAACAAGAAAATCACATAACTTCGTTTTATGCGGTGGCACGTAGTGCCATCCGACATTAAAAATTTGTTATGCGCTTTTGCTTTTGTAACAGCCAAAAACAGGACAATGGCTACCGCACTGGCTTTTAACAAGTCAGATGCAATAACGCAGAACTGTGTATGAATTTGTTCATATTCATATGATGCCAAGCGATACCTTTTTTAGCAATAATAGACTCAAGTAGCGATACAGATTCGATAGTGTCGAGCGCCTTGGGGTATATGCTATGAAGATTTATTGCACTACAAATGTAATGCATTATACTGTAATACATCTGTAGTGCAGGAGAGTGCATAATGACAACCATCCAAGTTCGAATTGATGATGAATTAAAGAAAAATGCCTACCAAGCATTAGAAAAAATGAACCTTTCACCTTCAGATGCGTTGCGCCTTTTTCTTCGATATGTCGCTGAAAATCAAAAGCTTCCGTTCGCGGAAGTATCTGTCATGGTGTCAGAAAATGACAATGATGCAGATATTTTAGACGTAGTGCGACATCGATTGAAAAATCCAGCAAAGCGGATCAGGGTAAATCTCGATGATATTTGAAATTGAGTTCGATGAGCGAGCCCTGAAAGAGTGGAACAAGCTGGATAAAGCCATTCGGGAACAATTCAAAAAAAAGCTGAAAAAATTGCAGGGCAACCCACATATAAAATCAGCGAGATTACACGGTGATTTGGCTGGTTGTTATAAAATCAAGCTACGAGCATCAGGTTTTCGTTTGGTCTACCAAGTATTAGATGACGAAATCGTTATATTGGTCATCGCCATTGGTAAACGTGACGATGAACAAGCTTATGAAACTGCTAGTCAAAGGCTTTCAGATTAGTGAACGGGAGTTAATTTAACGCGCATAACGTAGCAGGACTCGATTTAATACTAACGTTGAATGAAAAA
It encodes the following:
- a CDS encoding helix-turn-helix transcriptional regulator — translated: MSLQRLKARAFENPEVKAEYDQLAPEFALTNTLISMRQKAGLTQDEIAKRMGTQKSNISRLERGSSNPSWKTLQNYAHACGFELSVNVQNIC
- a CDS encoding type II toxin-antitoxin system RelE/ParE family toxin, with product MMTWNIEFFDGVEEDILDMPAKIQARMIHLLELIEVHGANLGSPHTEPMGDGLFEIRAKAQEGIGRCLYCYMKGQHIIVLHAFVKKSQKTPKKDLQLARSRQREVERR
- a CDS encoding type II toxin-antitoxin system RelB/DinJ family antitoxin, with product MTTIQVRIDDELKKNAYQALEKMNLSPSDALRLFLRYVAENQKLPFAEVSVMVSENDNDADILDVVRHRLKNPAKRIRVNLDDI
- a CDS encoding type II toxin-antitoxin system RelE/ParE family toxin — translated: MIFEIEFDERALKEWNKLDKAIREQFKKKLKKLQGNPHIKSARLHGDLAGCYKIKLRASGFRLVYQVLDDEIVILVIAIGKRDDEQAYETASQRLSD